One genomic segment of Spirochaetota bacterium includes these proteins:
- a CDS encoding CDP-alcohol phosphatidyltransferase family protein, protein MATNSSEKRNAKRAERRIKRGEKRAARGKGTGKTRRAIGDFIVKKRSIVPNMITMSNMTMGFFAIILAGRGDAKSLAVAGIMVFLGTLFDAVDGAVARAMHVESSVGVQLDSLADGIAYGIAPAVIAYQAYLSKLPSGASMIDFGMFIALIYPICAIYRLARFNIGAEEDDHTRFNGLPSPAAGIVIAMIPVVEIPDFLSVMKITLTLPWQAFIAIYVVISLLMVSWVDYSKVFPDIYRIGGKPFLVLAIIISILAIGLMSAWAIFGFMCFYTVVGIVLYVIKLVKGGGSKVSV, encoded by the coding sequence ATGGCAACAAATAGTTCAGAAAAGCGGAACGCGAAACGGGCCGAGCGCCGGATCAAACGCGGTGAAAAAAGGGCAGCCAGGGGAAAGGGCACCGGAAAGACACGCAGGGCCATCGGCGATTTCATAGTTAAAAAGCGTTCCATTGTTCCCAACATGATCACTATGTCGAATATGACCATGGGTTTTTTCGCCATCATTCTGGCCGGGAGGGGCGACGCGAAGTCCCTGGCTGTGGCCGGCATTATGGTGTTCCTGGGTACCCTCTTTGACGCAGTGGACGGCGCAGTCGCCAGGGCCATGCACGTTGAAAGCTCCGTGGGGGTGCAGCTGGATTCACTGGCTGACGGCATCGCCTACGGCATCGCTCCCGCCGTCATTGCATACCAGGCCTACCTTTCGAAGCTCCCATCGGGCGCCTCCATGATCGATTTCGGCATGTTCATCGCCCTGATCTATCCCATATGCGCCATATACCGCCTCGCGCGGTTCAATATCGGGGCCGAGGAGGATGACCACACTCGTTTCAACGGGCTTCCGTCGCCGGCCGCGGGCATCGTCATTGCGATGATCCCGGTCGTTGAAATCCCGGATTTCCTGTCTGTCATGAAAATAACGCTTACACTGCCATGGCAGGCTTTTATCGCGATCTACGTGGTTATCAGCCTGCTTATGGTGTCGTGGGTCGATTACAGCAAGGTCTTTCCCGACATTTACCGTATCGGAGGAAAACCCTTCCTTGTGCTGGCCATTATCATTTCGATTCTCGCCATCGGTCTCATGAGTGCATGGGCGATTTTCGGCTTTATGTGCTTCTATACGGTGGTCGGCATTGTTCTGTACGTGATTAAACTGGTGAAGGGCGGCGGGTCCAAGGTATCGGTGTAA
- a CDS encoding NAD(P)/FAD-dependent oxidoreductase: protein MSSDSIVIIGASAAGISAAREIRGINNDIQVDIFSEETHFPYYRPYLTEYIGDEAIEKRSNFYLNPESWYAEKKVSLHRGERIAAVDAGAGTVETESGKKHPFGRLILANGSSPFVPDPEAIKKKNVYTVRTISDARNVHARALQKGPAIILGGGLLGLEAAYSLSKMGLQVAVVERNDRILPRQLDSECSAILEGIISKTGVRLITGKAVESITGGDLAESVILAGGEELPAGLVIFSIGVRPNVDLAKTGGAQVNRAVVVNERMETSVPGIYACGDVAEFNGKNIALWMPALKQGKVAGSNAAGKEAVFIDEVYPAILNSFGTRIYSVGDFCVDRKEGEFRVHEARDEERGNFKKMFFVNDRIVGLILIGDISESQKLTAAIKNGTAYGALVN, encoded by the coding sequence ATGAGCAGTGATTCCATAGTCATTATCGGCGCGTCAGCCGCCGGCATTTCCGCGGCCCGCGAGATCCGCGGCATCAATAATGATATTCAAGTGGATATATTCTCAGAGGAGACGCATTTCCCCTATTACAGGCCCTATTTAACAGAGTATATCGGGGATGAGGCCATTGAAAAGAGGAGCAATTTCTACTTGAATCCTGAAAGCTGGTATGCGGAAAAGAAGGTGTCACTCCATCGCGGGGAAAGAATCGCCGCCGTTGATGCCGGGGCCGGAACGGTGGAGACGGAATCGGGAAAGAAGCATCCCTTCGGCAGACTTATCCTGGCCAACGGGAGCTCGCCTTTTGTGCCGGACCCTGAGGCCATCAAAAAGAAAAACGTGTATACGGTAAGGACAATCAGTGATGCGCGGAACGTTCACGCGCGGGCGCTGCAGAAGGGCCCGGCCATAATCCTCGGCGGCGGGCTCCTGGGGCTTGAGGCCGCCTATTCGCTCTCAAAGATGGGCCTGCAGGTCGCGGTTGTCGAAAGGAACGACCGTATACTGCCTCGCCAGCTCGATTCGGAGTGTTCCGCCATACTGGAAGGGATCATATCGAAAACAGGCGTCAGGCTTATCACCGGCAAAGCGGTTGAATCGATCACCGGCGGTGATCTCGCCGAGAGCGTAATCCTTGCCGGCGGGGAGGAGCTTCCGGCGGGCCTGGTGATATTCTCCATAGGCGTCAGGCCCAATGTGGACCTCGCCAAAACCGGCGGCGCACAGGTGAACCGGGCTGTTGTGGTGAACGAGCGCATGGAGACGTCCGTGCCGGGGATCTACGCCTGCGGCGATGTGGCCGAGTTCAACGGGAAAAACATCGCCCTCTGGATGCCGGCATTGAAGCAGGGAAAGGTCGCCGGCTCCAACGCGGCCGGGAAGGAGGCCGTTTTTATAGACGAGGTATACCCGGCCATACTCAATTCCTTCGGGACCAGGATATACTCGGTCGGCGATTTCTGCGTCGACAGGAAGGAAGGCGAGTTCAGGGTACACGAGGCCAGGGACGAGGAACGGGGGAATTTTAAGAAAATGTTCTTCGTCAATGACAGGATCGTCGGCCTGATTCTGATAGGCGATATTTCCGAGTCTCAGAAGCTGACCGCCGCCATCAAGAATGGAACGGCCTACGGGGCCCTGGTGAATTGA
- the moaC gene encoding cyclic pyranopterin monophosphate synthase MoaC — protein MNEFSHYSKDGTPVMVDISDKKITMRTARAAGFVRLRRDTLDLIEKRLLPKGDLFQIAKIAGIMAAKRNAELIPMCHPLALSYIDVVIELDYEGCGVRIRSEIRLEGKTGAEMEALTAVTIAALTVYDMCKAVDKSMVIEDIKLIEKTGGKSDFLINDGK, from the coding sequence ATGAATGAGTTTTCCCATTATTCCAAGGACGGGACGCCGGTGATGGTCGATATTTCGGATAAGAAGATCACCATGCGCACCGCCAGGGCCGCGGGGTTTGTCCGGCTCCGGAGAGATACCCTCGACCTTATCGAAAAGCGCCTTCTCCCCAAGGGGGACCTCTTCCAGATCGCCAAAATAGCCGGCATCATGGCAGCCAAGAGAAATGCCGAGCTGATTCCCATGTGCCATCCCCTGGCCCTATCCTATATAGACGTTGTAATTGAACTGGATTATGAGGGCTGCGGTGTCCGGATACGATCCGAGATACGCCTGGAAGGCAAGACCGGCGCCGAAATGGAAGCCCTCACCGCAGTTACCATTGCTGCGCTGACCGTCTATGATATGTGCAAGGCCGTTGATAAATCCATGGTCATCGAGGATATTAAGCTGATTGAAAAAACCGGCGGAAAATCAGATTTCTTAATCAATGACGGTAAATAG
- a CDS encoding HAD family phosphatase, which produces MTVDAILFDMDGVVVDSMRVHADAWKSVLSEYGLECDDIDIFRREGMSGRQSVEDIFIEKQRPFPGEEEFAELLAKKHHFFEQHRITLFPIVEEILAWAASRGMGLALVTGSLMRSVRHLLPTDTLSRFGAVITAEDVIKGKPDPEPYLKALDRLGVSAERSLIIENAPMGIRSARSAGVACYAITTTLPASFLSEADKIFGNHDDLFKYLKSTIR; this is translated from the coding sequence ATGACCGTGGACGCCATTCTCTTCGACATGGACGGCGTCGTCGTCGATTCCATGCGCGTTCACGCCGACGCGTGGAAGAGCGTCCTCTCCGAATATGGCCTCGAATGCGACGACATCGACATTTTCCGGCGGGAGGGGATGTCGGGCCGCCAGTCGGTCGAGGATATTTTCATTGAAAAGCAGCGTCCCTTTCCCGGAGAGGAAGAATTCGCGGAGCTTCTCGCAAAAAAGCACCATTTCTTCGAGCAGCACCGAATAACCCTCTTCCCCATTGTCGAGGAAATACTGGCATGGGCGGCAAGCAGGGGCATGGGCCTGGCCCTGGTGACCGGTTCACTGATGCGGTCTGTCCGGCACCTGCTGCCCACTGATACGCTTTCGCGGTTCGGCGCAGTCATAACCGCCGAGGATGTTATAAAGGGAAAGCCGGACCCGGAGCCTTACCTCAAGGCCCTTGACCGCCTCGGTGTCAGTGCGGAGCGCTCGCTGATCATAGAGAACGCCCCGATGGGCATCCGCTCGGCACGGTCCGCCGGCGTGGCGTGTTACGCCATTACAACAACGCTTCCGGCAAGTTTTCTCTCCGAGGCCGATAAAATATTCGGTAATCACGACGATCTCTTCAAGTATTTGAAATCGACGATCCGGTAA
- the groES gene encoding co-chaperone GroES — translation MFLRRTEVALKPIGDRVVIELIEQEAEKVGSIFVPDTAKEKPQQGKIIAVGQGRRDGKDLIPMTVKVGDTVLFSKYGGMEVKHDGKDYLILSESDVLAVVD, via the coding sequence ATGTTTTTAAGGAGGACGGAAGTGGCATTAAAACCTATAGGCGATCGTGTCGTTATCGAATTAATCGAGCAGGAAGCTGAAAAAGTCGGCTCCATCTTTGTTCCTGATACGGCAAAAGAAAAACCCCAGCAGGGTAAAATAATTGCCGTCGGCCAGGGGAGGCGTGACGGTAAGGATCTCATCCCAATGACGGTGAAAGTCGGTGATACGGTTCTGTTCAGCAAGTATGGCGGAATGGAAGTAAAGCACGACGGAAAAGATTATTTGATCCTGTCGGAAAGCGATGTTCTGGCAGTGGTTGATTAG